Below is a window of Streptomyces sp. WMMB303 DNA.
GCCTCCCGCCCCAGGAGAGTGGAGGCCAGGCAGTCCGTGGCCGCTTCGGCCGAGCCGCTGCCCCCCGCGCACTCCCGTGCCGCGGCGAGGAGCGCGCCGAGCCCCTCGTCCAGGTCCATACCCCGGCGCTCGATGACGCCGTCCGTGTAGCAGAGCAGCAGATCACCGGAGCGCAACTGCGTGGTGTTGAGGGGATACGCGGTGTGCGGGGTGACCCCCAGCATCACTCCGTGTTCCGCCTCCAGCAGTCGCGGTACGCCGTCCCGGACCAGGACCGGTGCCGGATGCCCGGCGCTGGCCCAGCGCAGAACGCGGGTCCCGGGGTACAGATGGCCCACCACGCAGGTGGCGGTGGTGTCCAGACCGCCGTAGTAGACGACCTCGCCCAGTGCCGTCGACAGCTCCGCCGCGTCCTCGTCCGTGTAGGCGAGCCCCGCCAGCGCGGAACGCTGCTGCACCGCCCGGCTGGCCGCGTCCACGCCATGCCCCGAGGCGTCGCCGACGGCCAGCAGCACCCGGCCGTCGGGCAGCTCCCGGCACTTGTACCAGTCACCTCCGACCCCCGACTCGGAGGGCACATAAGCGGCACTCACGGAGAGCCACGGCGGGGTGAGCGCGCCCAGTGGCGGGGTGAGCGCCCTGCGGAACGTCTCCGAGACCCGACGCTCGGTGGCCGCCTCCCGGCGCAGCCGCTCCGTCTCGGTCAGCGCCCGGCTCAGCAGCTCCTCCTGACCGGTGATGTCCCTGGCGGCGAACAGCAGCGACTCGGGGAGCCGGGCGCCCTCGGGCTGCGCATGGCCGGTCCAGCGGACGCGGCGTACCTCTCCGTCCACGTGGAGCGTGAGCTCCCGGCCGGGCACCTCGCCGCCCGCCAGCAGGGCGCGCATGTCGGCGACGAAGACGGGCACGTCGGCCGGGTCGACCAGCCGGCCCACGGCGACCAGCTCGGCGGCGAGGCCCCGGGCCGCGGACACCGTGCGGGCCGCCCGCTCCTCCGCTGGAACACCCTCGGCCGGCGCCGCCAGGCCGAGCAGTTCGCGCAGCCCTCGGGACCAGTGCATCCGGCCGGTGACCAGATCCCATTCCGCCCATCCCAGGCGGCCGCCCTGCTGGACGAGGCGGCCGAGCCGGGCCTCGCCCACCGGCTCCCAGTTCGTCAGCAGCAGCCCCTCGTCCGGCAGCAGGGTCACGGTGCCGCGCAGCCGGGCGCGCCGGAGCACGCCGTCGATCACATCGACATAGTCGATGGTGTCGCTGGACACCGGGGTGCCGCCGGTCAGGGCCGCGCAGTAGACGTCGTACATCCCGCTGCTCCGGATGCCCGGCCGGGTCTCCGACAGCCGCTTGCCGAGGAACTCGTAGGAGCCGCGTTCCACACCGCTCAACTCGAAGTGGTTGGCACCGACGACGAGGAAGTCGGCGACCGTGCCGTCCGGGCCGTACTCCGGGCGCAGCAGCGTCGAGCTGCCCCGCAGCACCCCCAGCACGGCCGGCATCCAGGACGGCAGCCCGGGCAGTACGGCCACGTCGCCGGGCGGCACCGGCTCCGCGCCGTCGTAGGCGAACGGCCCCCTCCTGGGCCGCCCCGCCCCCTCCGGGGAGGGGCTGGGGTGGACAGGGTGCGCGGGGTGCGCGGGGTGCGCGGGGCTCGCCGCGGCGATCCGGACGCGGGCACGGTGCCGGGCGCGGGCGACGGTGCGCAGCGCCGCCCGGCTGAGCTCCCGGAGCGCGTCTTCCGAGGCGCTGGCGGAGGCTCCGGAAGCTGGGTCCGCAGACGAGGCGTCCATAGACGGCCATTCTCTGCCGTGCCCGGCCGCTTCGCCGGGCGGCGGGCCGGCCCTCGTGCCCGAGCCGGGCACCGGTGCGGGCGTCCTCGCCTAGAGTCGGGGGTATGACGGCAGACGAGGGGTCGGTACGGGTCGACAGCTGGATCTGGTCCGTACGGCTGACGAAGACCCGCTCCCAGGCGGCGACCGCGGCCCGCGGGGGCCACGTCAAGGTCAACGGGGAGTCGGTGAAGGCGGCGCACGCCCTACGGGTGGGGGACGAGGTGCGGGTGCGCCAGGCGGGGCGCGAACGGATCGTGATCGTCAAGCGGCTGATCAAGAAGCGGGTGGGGGCACCCGTCGCGGTCGCGTGCTACCAGGACAACAGCCCGCCCCCGCCGTCCCCGGTGGAGGTCCCCGTCGTCGCCCGCCGCGACCGGGGCGCCGGACGCCCCACCAAACGCGACCGCAGGGAGCTCGACCGGCTGCGCGGAGCGCAGTGACGCACCGCTGAGAGTGCTGCCGAGAAGGCGGCCGTCCCGCAGCCCGCGGCACGCGCGGCCCGGGGGCCGTTCGGTACCCGCACGGAACCGGCACCGGGGTGCCCTCTAGGGTTCCGGTATGACCGAGCGGAGCCGACGGCCGCTGGCGGGGGTGCTGGCAGCGATGGCCGTGTCGTTGACCGGCACCCGTATCTCGGCCGTCGCGCTCCCCTGGTTCGTGCTGGTGACCACCGGCAGCACAGCGCGCACCGGGCTGGTCGCGCTGGCCGAGCTCGCCCCGTACGTCCTGGTCAAGGCGTTCACCGGCCCCCTGGTGGACCGGACGGGGCCGCGCACGGTCTCGTCGGTGACGGATGTGCTCAGCGCGGTCGCGGTGACCGCGGTCGGTCTGCTGCACCTGATGGACGTGCTCTCGTTCTGGCTGCTGCTTCTCCTGGTCGCACTGGTCGGGGCGGCCCGGGGGCCCGGCGATCTGTCGAAGGAGATCATGGTCCCGGTGGCGGCGGATCGTGCCGGGGTGCCGTTGGAACGGGCCGCGGGACTGGCGGGGGTGACCGAACGGCTCGCCTCCACCGTGGGCCCGGCGGCGGGCGGCGCGGTGGTGGCGCTGCTCGGCGCGCAGACGGCACTGTTCGCCATCGCCTGCTGCTTCGCCGCGGGTTCGGCTGTGATCGTGCTGCTGCTCCCGGCCCGCCGGGGCGGCAGCGCCGAGGGGGCCGACGGCCCCGGCCCGGCGGGCGGGGCCGAGAGGGCCGAGGGAGCCGGCGGCGATCCCGCCGGGCCCGGCCCCGGCTACTGGCACCGGCTCGGCGCGGGCTTCCGGTTCCTGCGCGGCGATCCGCTGCTGCTGACGGTGATCGTGATGGTCGGTGTCACCAATCTGCTGGACGCCGCTTTCGCCACCCTGCTGCTGCCCGTGTGGGCACGGGAGTCCGGCAACGGGCCCGGCGCGATCGGACTGGCCAACAGCGCGCTGGGGATCGCCGCGGTCGCCGGGAGCCTGGTGGCCGCCGCTGTCGGGCACCGGATACGCCGACGCCCCGTCTTCTTCGCCGGGTTCCTGCTGGCGGGCGCACCGCGCTTTCTGATCCTGGCCGTGGACGTACCGCTGTGGGCGGTGCTCGGGGTGTTCGCGCTCGGCGGCTTCGGGGCCGGCTTCCTCAATCCGATACTGGGGGCACTCAACTTCGAGCGCGTCCCCGGCGAGCTGCGGGGCCGGGTCAATGCGCTGGGCGACTCGCTGGCCTGGACCGGCATCCCCTTCGGCGGCCTGCTCGCCGGTGCGGCCGTCGCCTCCTTCGGCCTGGCACCGGTGCTGCTGGCCGGCGCGGCCGCGTACTTCCTCACCACGAACCTGACCGGTCTGCGACCGGAGTGGCGCGAGATGGACCGGAAACCTCCGCAACCCCGAAGCACCGTCGAGGAAGCCGCGGACCCGGACGCCGGAGCGGGAACCGCACCCGACGGCCGGGGCCCGGCGGCGGAGCCGGGACCGACCGGCGATCTGACATCCGCCCGGCCGTAGCCCGCAGGATCCGCCGCGCGGCGCCCGGCTGCCGATCGGCGTACGCGAGCGGCCCCGAGCCCGCGGCGCCCGGCAGCTCCTCCTCCCCCGCGGCGCGGGCAGGTTCCGGCGAGGCGGCGCCGGGGATCCGTACCGGCGTCGCGGTCCTGCCCGGCGGACGTCCAGCCGGGCGGCAAAGCGCCTCGGCAGGCATGCCGCAGCGGCGGTCAGGGGACCCGGCACGCATGACGATCCTCGGTCTGCCGGACCGCATCCGCGCATGCCTGTTCGACCTGGACGGTGTGCTGACCAAGACGGCCGCCGTGCACGCCGCCGCCTGGAAGGAGATGTTCGACGCCTATCTGCGGGACCGGGACGGGCCCGGCTTCCGCCCCTTCGACCAGGTGGCGGAGTACGACGCCTATGTGGACGGGCGCCCGCGGGCCGACGGCGTACGCACCTTCCTCGCGGCGCGGGACATCCACCTCCCGGAGGGCGAACCCGACGATCCGCCCGGCCGCGAGACGGTCAACGGGCTGGGCAACCGCAAGAACGACCTGCTGCTGCGGAAGATCCGCAGCGACGGTGTGGCCGCGTACGACGGCTCGGTGCGGTATCTGCACGCGGTGCGGGCGGCGGGGCTGCGAACGGCCGTGGTCTCCTCCAGCGCCAACTGCCGCGACGTGCTGGCCGCCGCCGGTATCGAGGACCTGTTCGAGGTGCGGATCGACGGGATCGTGGCCCGGGAGCGGCGACTGCCGGGCAAGCCGCATCCGGACACCTTCCTGGCCGCCGCCGAGGACCTGGGGACGGCCGCGGGCGAGTCCGCCGTCTTCGAGGACGCGCTCGCCGGGATGGACGCCGGACGGGCCGGGGACTTCGGCTACGTCGTGGGAGTCGACCGCACGGGACAGGCGGATGCGCTCCGCGCGCACGGCGCGGACACCGTCGTGCAGGACCTGGCCGAACTGACGGACCGGGAGGGGAACCGGAACCGGGACGTCCCCCGGCGCCCGTCGCGGAAGGAGCGCCCGTGATCAGCAATTCGTCCTACGCCGTGCAGCCCTGGTCGCTGCGCGAGAGCACGCTGGACATCGACCGGCTCCCGCAGAGCGAGTCGCTCTTCGCACTCTCCAACGGGCACATCGGCTGGCGCGGCAACCTCGACGAGGGGGAGCCGCACGGCCTGCCCGGCACCTATCTCAACGGGGTCCACGAGCTGCGCCCGCTGCCGTACGCGGAAGGGGGCTACGGCTACCCGGAAGCCGGGCAGACGGTCATCAACGTCACCAACGGAAAGGTCATGCGGCTGCTCGTCGACGACGAACCGTTCGACGTGCGCTACGGCAAGCTGCGCTCCCACGAACGGGTGCTTGACCTGCGCACCGGACTGCTGCGCCGGGTCTGCGAGTGGAGTTCGCCGGCAGGCTGCACCGTACGGGTGACCTCGACCCGACTGGTCTCCTTCAGCCAGCGGGCCGTCGCCGCCGTCTCCTACGAGGTGGAGCCGTTGGACTCCGACGTCCGCGTCGTCCTGCAGTCCGAACTGGTCGCCAACGAGCAACTGCCGCAGAAGAGCGGCGAGGACCCGCGAGTCGCCACCGCGCTGGAGGACGTGCTGCAGCCGGAGGAGGACTTCGCCTCCGACATGCGGCTGCGCCTGGTGCACCGCACCGAGCGCAGCGGGCTGCGGGTCGGCGCGGCCGCCGACCACCTCGTGGACGGCCCGGAGTCGACCCGCACCTCCAGCGAGAGCGGGGAGAACGTCGCGCGGCTCACCGTCACCGCCGAGCTGCGGCCGGGCGAGCCGCTGCGGGTGGAGAAGCTGGTGGCCTACGGCTGGTCGGGGGTCCGCTCGCTGCCCGCCGTGCGGGACCAGGTCGACGCGGCTCTGGCCGGCGCCCGCAGCAAGGGCTGGCAGGGGCTCGTGGACGAGCAGCAGGCGTATCTGGACAGCTTCTGGGCGCGGGCCGATGTGGAGGTGGACGGAGACGCGGAGATCCAGCAGGCGGTGCGCTTCGCCCTCTTCCATGTGCTGCAGGCCGGCGCCCGGGCCGAGAAGCGCG
It encodes the following:
- a CDS encoding PP2C family protein-serine/threonine phosphatase — protein: MDASSADPASGASASASEDALRELSRAALRTVARARHRARVRIAAASPAHPAHPAHPVHPSPSPEGAGRPRRGPFAYDGAEPVPPGDVAVLPGLPSWMPAVLGVLRGSSTLLRPEYGPDGTVADFLVVGANHFELSGVERGSYEFLGKRLSETRPGIRSSGMYDVYCAALTGGTPVSSDTIDYVDVIDGVLRRARLRGTVTLLPDEGLLLTNWEPVGEARLGRLVQQGGRLGWAEWDLVTGRMHWSRGLRELLGLAAPAEGVPAEERAARTVSAARGLAAELVAVGRLVDPADVPVFVADMRALLAGGEVPGRELTLHVDGEVRRVRWTGHAQPEGARLPESLLFAARDITGQEELLSRALTETERLRREAATERRVSETFRRALTPPLGALTPPWLSVSAAYVPSESGVGGDWYKCRELPDGRVLLAVGDASGHGVDAASRAVQQRSALAGLAYTDEDAAELSTALGEVVYYGGLDTTATCVVGHLYPGTRVLRWASAGHPAPVLVRDGVPRLLEAEHGVMLGVTPHTAYPLNTTQLRSGDLLLCYTDGVIERRGMDLDEGLGALLAAARECAGGSGSAEAATDCLASTLLGREAEDDATLLAVYVS
- a CDS encoding RNA-binding S4 domain-containing protein — translated: MTADEGSVRVDSWIWSVRLTKTRSQAATAARGGHVKVNGESVKAAHALRVGDEVRVRQAGRERIVIVKRLIKKRVGAPVAVACYQDNSPPPPSPVEVPVVARRDRGAGRPTKRDRRELDRLRGAQ
- a CDS encoding MFS transporter; amino-acid sequence: MTERSRRPLAGVLAAMAVSLTGTRISAVALPWFVLVTTGSTARTGLVALAELAPYVLVKAFTGPLVDRTGPRTVSSVTDVLSAVAVTAVGLLHLMDVLSFWLLLLLVALVGAARGPGDLSKEIMVPVAADRAGVPLERAAGLAGVTERLASTVGPAAGGAVVALLGAQTALFAIACCFAAGSAVIVLLLPARRGGSAEGADGPGPAGGAERAEGAGGDPAGPGPGYWHRLGAGFRFLRGDPLLLTVIVMVGVTNLLDAAFATLLLPVWARESGNGPGAIGLANSALGIAAVAGSLVAAAVGHRIRRRPVFFAGFLLAGAPRFLILAVDVPLWAVLGVFALGGFGAGFLNPILGALNFERVPGELRGRVNALGDSLAWTGIPFGGLLAGAAVASFGLAPVLLAGAAAYFLTTNLTGLRPEWREMDRKPPQPRSTVEEAADPDAGAGTAPDGRGPAAEPGPTGDLTSARP
- a CDS encoding beta-phosphoglucomutase family hydrolase — encoded protein: MTILGLPDRIRACLFDLDGVLTKTAAVHAAAWKEMFDAYLRDRDGPGFRPFDQVAEYDAYVDGRPRADGVRTFLAARDIHLPEGEPDDPPGRETVNGLGNRKNDLLLRKIRSDGVAAYDGSVRYLHAVRAAGLRTAVVSSSANCRDVLAAAGIEDLFEVRIDGIVARERRLPGKPHPDTFLAAAEDLGTAAGESAVFEDALAGMDAGRAGDFGYVVGVDRTGQADALRAHGADTVVQDLAELTDREGNRNRDVPRRPSRKERP